One window of Treponema denticola genomic DNA carries:
- a CDS encoding TPM domain-containing protein has translation MTKKIKLFSILLFTAAVNIFSLNVPKLKGPVNDLAGILSDDQKTEIENFLFEIEKKSDVQIAVLTIPSLEGENCEEYSLRVAETWQLGSKEKDSGVLLLVAVNDKKMRIEVGYGLEASITDAAAGRIIRNVIAPEFKTGNFGNGIFLGVKAIAGCALQDESMLSEINSSDDDSDGFAIIIGLTALLIIWFIFCRLIPCFFWILYRLITLKGFTGQELVTNLFTSRSVFKFSGSSGGGGGYSGGGGSFGGGGASGSW, from the coding sequence ATGACAAAAAAAATCAAGCTTTTTTCTATCTTGCTTTTTACTGCGGCCGTTAATATTTTTTCGCTTAATGTACCTAAGCTTAAAGGGCCTGTAAACGACTTAGCCGGTATTCTATCGGATGATCAAAAGACTGAAATAGAGAATTTTCTTTTTGAAATTGAAAAAAAATCGGATGTGCAAATAGCCGTCTTAACTATCCCTTCTCTCGAAGGAGAAAATTGTGAAGAATATTCATTGCGTGTTGCAGAAACATGGCAGCTTGGCTCTAAAGAAAAAGATTCGGGTGTGTTGCTCCTTGTTGCCGTAAACGATAAAAAAATGCGTATTGAAGTAGGGTACGGCCTTGAGGCAAGTATTACCGATGCCGCTGCAGGCCGTATTATACGGAATGTAATAGCTCCCGAATTTAAAACAGGGAATTTCGGTAACGGGATATTCCTAGGGGTAAAAGCTATTGCAGGATGTGCCTTACAGGATGAAAGTATGCTGTCCGAAATCAATTCCTCTGATGATGATTCTGACGGCTTTGCTATCATCATCGGACTTACGGCTTTACTTATAATATGGTTTATTTTTTGCAGACTTATTCCGTGCTTTTTCTGGATTTTGTACCGCTTGATAACTTTGAAGGGATTTACCGGTCAGGAATTGGTAACTAATTTATTTACTTCAAGAAGTGTGTTTAAATTTTCAGGCTCTTCGGGAGGCGGAGGCGGTTATTCAGGAGGAGGGGGCAGTTTTGGAGGCGGCGGAGCTTCGGGAAGCTGGTAA
- a CDS encoding peptidylprolyl isomerase: MASSKKIVASIGGIIVFVLGVIAFVAAPMITDRASQGFKVVGKWGKVRIDNSSSSPFVDQYHFLTNYVDRQKMEPEDAQMKEYFWNQISYLAFRAAVVQVAMEDEVVSAGYRVPQFRINKDLINYYLDENGVYSESKYQNTPETTRVTYRKEIEKYIKDNRYIEDLFGNGSGYGLKTSSKETDFIVDMAKKERSFKYVVFNLSLYPSSEIVKYGEEHSDLFTSYDLSLLSYPTEEEAKKMLASLKSGEVSFEDAVILNATKTLTDDNGKITSNYRTDINRYFPDNEHLKAVLSLKPSDFSPVVSMQNGMFGIVRCNAEPSLPDFESEALISNIRNYMNRNEKGMLEDYVLQTANRFAEAARTAGFETAAEDFEETTLTVETSNLFGINYGNASSLPSLPSQGIFTSLEKNESFFKKAFALKSGEISEPILAGSQVAVLTLEEEKEVDEYTLDRTKKDYQNQAGAWFPYYHIAAIMSMQGMNYPLPIAHKTFMDYIFTNSKFQDNFGNLFK, translated from the coding sequence ATGGCTAGTTCAAAAAAGATTGTTGCTTCCATAGGGGGCATTATAGTTTTTGTTTTGGGAGTAATTGCCTTCGTTGCGGCTCCTATGATTACGGATCGGGCTTCTCAAGGTTTTAAAGTCGTCGGTAAATGGGGTAAGGTAAGAATAGATAATAGTTCATCATCTCCTTTTGTGGATCAATATCACTTTTTGACTAATTATGTCGATCGCCAAAAAATGGAGCCGGAAGATGCCCAAATGAAAGAATATTTTTGGAACCAGATTTCATACTTAGCTTTTAGAGCTGCTGTTGTGCAGGTAGCTATGGAGGATGAGGTTGTAAGTGCAGGATACCGTGTTCCGCAATTCCGTATAAATAAGGATTTAATAAACTATTATTTGGATGAAAACGGCGTTTATTCTGAAAGCAAATATCAGAACACTCCCGAAACTACGCGTGTTACATATCGAAAAGAAATTGAAAAATACATTAAGGACAATCGTTATATAGAAGATTTGTTCGGAAACGGAAGCGGGTATGGGCTTAAAACCTCTTCCAAGGAAACGGATTTTATTGTAGATATGGCAAAAAAAGAAAGAAGCTTTAAATATGTTGTTTTTAATTTGAGCCTTTATCCTTCTTCCGAAATCGTAAAATACGGAGAAGAACATAGCGATCTTTTTACAAGTTATGATTTATCCTTATTAAGCTATCCAACCGAAGAAGAAGCAAAGAAGATGTTAGCCTCGCTTAAAAGCGGAGAGGTGAGTTTTGAGGATGCGGTTATTCTAAATGCTACAAAAACTCTTACTGATGATAACGGGAAAATTACTTCAAATTATCGAACGGATATAAATAGATATTTTCCCGATAACGAACACCTTAAAGCTGTTTTATCTTTAAAACCTTCCGACTTTAGTCCGGTAGTTTCAATGCAAAACGGAATGTTCGGAATTGTAAGATGTAATGCAGAACCTTCTCTTCCCGATTTTGAAAGTGAAGCTCTTATTTCAAATATTCGAAATTATATGAACCGAAATGAAAAGGGTATGCTTGAAGATTATGTTCTTCAGACTGCAAATAGATTTGCAGAAGCTGCAAGAACCGCAGGTTTTGAAACGGCTGCTGAGGATTTTGAAGAAACAACTCTAACTGTTGAAACTTCAAACTTGTTCGGCATAAACTATGGGAATGCAAGTTCTCTTCCGTCTCTTCCATCGCAAGGTATTTTTACCTCGCTTGAAAAAAATGAATCTTTCTTTAAAAAAGCTTTTGCACTAAAGAGCGGGGAAATTTCAGAGCCCATCCTTGCCGGTTCCCAAGTTGCAGTATTAACTCTTGAAGAAGAAAAAGAAGTTGATGAGTACACTCTTGACCGCACTAAAAAGGATTATCAAAATCAAGCAGGTGCTTGGTTTCCCTATTATCACATAGCGGCTATTATGAGTATGCAGGGAATGAATTATCCTCTTCCGATTGCTCATAAAACATTTATGGATTATATTTTTACAAATTCCAAATTCCAAGATAATTTTGGGAATCTATTTAAATAA
- a CDS encoding 6-hydroxymethylpterin diphosphokinase MptE-like protein, with translation MTANNEKPELIPIDSGFSVLYKGKYLYSKRSPQKNILQLISSIVIQSETLVLCVSPVLGYGLKELLEKLPTDSFAIGLEADEKLLKLSKNKIDKNILEDSKFLYTGTDSINILLKQFDDFIKGKKIRRVIRIDFSGGAALNQSFYSQAFDFISQYISQIWINRLTLIQFGRNYARNFFKNYYSILRSIVKSPDKSSVLNINSCFGSLIEKSVNRPIIVIGAGPSLDSSIEFIKENRNRLFVLAVDAAFAGLYPEIRSDAVVLLESQYWIQKAFIGITDLDIPIIADLTSNPSLLVKLNGNKAFFFTDYSAQDSAASSFFSVLKEKNILPLRLEAMGSVGLAALALAERLAFDGLPIFHTGLDFSWGQGFSHSKLSYQVKNIFSDISKIKSLYTGESLFPNKLSFEKGKNGSLVFTSPNLKNYGELYKKLFASKENFFDIGQSGLELNSKKISFDTAKKIIDDFYSCGGVVDLSYEASCSINKNNDKKNFINYNYADKEKAIKDFLISEKEKLLRLKSIFTGKINSSDAEIKTLFLSMPYLYLHFPDYNSLSETLLDKHFLSRVRIEIEYFLKIHLTNENFIN, from the coding sequence ATGACTGCAAATAATGAAAAACCTGAGCTCATTCCCATTGACTCAGGTTTTTCGGTTTTATACAAAGGCAAGTACTTATATTCAAAACGCTCACCGCAAAAAAATATCTTACAATTAATTTCTTCTATTGTAATTCAAAGTGAAACATTGGTTCTTTGTGTATCTCCGGTTTTAGGATACGGATTAAAAGAGCTTTTAGAAAAGCTCCCGACGGATTCTTTTGCCATCGGTTTGGAAGCTGATGAAAAACTGTTGAAGCTTTCAAAAAATAAAATCGATAAAAATATTTTAGAAGATTCTAAATTTTTATATACGGGAACGGATTCGATAAATATCTTATTAAAGCAGTTTGATGATTTTATTAAAGGAAAAAAAATTAGACGCGTTATAAGAATAGATTTTTCGGGAGGAGCGGCTTTAAATCAATCCTTTTATTCTCAAGCCTTTGATTTTATCTCTCAATATATTTCGCAAATATGGATTAACCGATTAACGCTAATTCAATTCGGCAGAAATTATGCCCGTAATTTTTTTAAAAACTATTATTCTATTTTACGCTCTATTGTAAAGAGCCCTGATAAAAGTTCGGTTTTAAATATAAATTCTTGTTTTGGTTCTTTAATTGAAAAATCGGTTAATAGGCCTATTATTGTAATAGGAGCCGGGCCGTCTCTTGATTCTTCCATTGAATTTATAAAAGAAAACAGGAATAGGCTTTTTGTTCTTGCAGTCGATGCTGCTTTTGCAGGGCTTTATCCCGAAATAAGATCTGACGCTGTTGTTTTGCTTGAGTCGCAATATTGGATTCAAAAAGCCTTTATCGGCATTACGGATTTAGATATTCCCATTATCGCCGATTTGACATCGAATCCTTCTTTGCTCGTAAAGCTAAATGGAAATAAGGCTTTTTTCTTTACCGATTATTCCGCTCAAGATTCCGCGGCAAGTTCTTTTTTTTCCGTTTTAAAAGAAAAAAATATTTTACCTTTAAGGCTTGAAGCTATGGGCTCGGTGGGGCTTGCTGCCTTAGCTCTTGCCGAAAGATTGGCTTTTGACGGTCTTCCTATTTTTCATACAGGTTTGGATTTTTCGTGGGGGCAGGGATTCAGTCATTCAAAATTAAGCTATCAAGTTAAAAATATATTTTCGGATATTTCCAAAATAAAAAGTCTTTACACGGGAGAATCTTTGTTTCCGAATAAGCTTAGTTTTGAAAAGGGTAAAAACGGCAGTCTTGTTTTTACTTCTCCTAATTTAAAAAATTACGGAGAGCTTTATAAAAAACTTTTTGCTTCTAAAGAAAACTTTTTTGATATAGGGCAATCAGGTTTGGAGCTAAATTCAAAAAAAATAAGCTTTGATACGGCAAAAAAAATCATCGACGATTTTTATTCGTGCGGAGGGGTTGTTGATTTGAGCTATGAAGCATCTTGTTCTATAAATAAAAATAATGATAAAAAAAATTTTATAAATTATAATTATGCAGATAAAGAAAAAGCGATAAAAGATTTTTTAATTTCCGAAAAAGAAAAACTTCTTAGGCTCAAAAGTATTTTTACCGGAAAAATAAATTCTTCTGATGCAGAAATTAAAACTCTTTTTTTGTCTATGCCTTATCTATATCTTCATTTCCCGGATTATAATTCCTTATCCGAAACCCTCTTGGATAAACATTTTTTATCCCGTGTAAGAATTGAGATAGAATATTTTTTAAAAATACATCTGACAAATGAAAATTTTATCAATTAA
- a CDS encoding J domain-containing protein translates to MIAQDSFNNDIKNFITIAQSISKEEIKKEYYTLVKKYHPDMYTNNKTQYDKYMMILNHVYSNIKTNSKSESKIISDEYEKMKVNGKYKFINRDKKAEYVSDKSLFLYKMGLDKIFWSRDYLCAHPLSEGFGDEIVVKISQALYQAIKYLTDSIKIGKNNNWINEAKEKIQWAYEMNSRITKNLYDMNFTKTVAFS, encoded by the coding sequence ATGATAGCACAAGATAGTTTTAATAATGATATAAAAAATTTTATTACAATAGCACAAAGTATTTCAAAAGAAGAAATAAAAAAAGAATATTATACTCTTGTAAAAAAATATCATCCCGATATGTATACAAACAATAAGACTCAATATGATAAATACATGATGATTTTAAATCATGTGTATTCAAATATAAAAACAAACTCCAAGAGCGAATCTAAAATAATAAGTGATGAATATGAAAAAATGAAAGTAAATGGAAAATATAAATTTATTAACAGAGATAAAAAAGCCGAATATGTGTCAGACAAGTCTCTTTTTTTATATAAAATGGGATTAGATAAAATTTTTTGGTCACGAGATTATCTTTGTGCACATCCTTTGTCGGAAGGCTTCGGTGATGAAATCGTAGTTAAAATATCTCAAGCTCTTTATCAGGCTATTAAGTACTTAACGGACTCTATCAAAATAGGAAAAAACAATAATTGGATAAATGAAGCAAAAGAAAAAATTCAATGGGCATATGAAATGAATAGCCGCATTACAAAAAATTTATACGATATGAATTTTACTAAAACTGTAGCATTTTCTTAA
- a CDS encoding ATP-binding cassette domain-containing protein, whose amino-acid sequence MKRLKRFFRMFFYFEKIEKGSMWSSIFFNIIEALRPFCLLYLSKIIIEAVTSQRLLSEVLRSTLILLTAFMLLSIISGILEKRFMYHLKCFSKKHTMEKALKVLRLNFELTEQNEFQNDLNSIKQFERFIVFSHSDFMRKTGTSVGGFIGAGAALYFFIGLFNSQGFMGLSGAFINSAFLILLIAFNIISFYLAKYIYKKFGDHISGEVKKSARYIKSYMNLIYDYRTGKDIRLYDKALAEKYTGTYLAMQKSTHDFMAKFFSRTIGSAKLLEGSLLLLVFLFVGLKAVYGSIALSEVFFFIGAINVFSAQISEAMDGLTTLVASDKSREKLLNFLDIDEKKYSGKLSIKKDEPIVFELKNISFKYPDRDKYALKNINLKIDSSQKLAMVGKNGSGKTTLIKLLVRLYEPTEGEILLNGVNIKEYDYDEYIDTFSVVFQDFKLLSLKLGENVSASSSYDEKMVADALLKTGMEAFYKKHGGEAYLYQNFDIGGIEASGGEAQKIAMARAIYHGGKIFILDEPTAALDPISEAEIYSHFDNITSKNTAIYISHRLSSCKFCDKIAVMDEGSLVQYGNHNELVSDINGKYYELWNAQAKYYQEDETQDKSF is encoded by the coding sequence ATGAAGAGGCTTAAAAGATTTTTTAGAATGTTTTTTTATTTTGAAAAAATAGAGAAGGGCTCAATGTGGAGCAGCATCTTTTTTAATATAATAGAGGCCCTGCGGCCTTTCTGTCTCCTCTATTTATCCAAGATAATCATTGAAGCAGTAACATCGCAAAGATTGTTGAGTGAAGTTTTAAGATCGACCCTTATTCTTTTAACGGCATTTATGCTTTTATCGATAATTTCAGGAATATTGGAAAAACGCTTTATGTACCATTTAAAATGTTTTTCTAAAAAGCATACTATGGAAAAAGCTCTTAAAGTATTAAGATTAAATTTTGAACTTACCGAACAAAACGAATTTCAAAACGATTTAAATTCAATCAAACAATTTGAACGCTTTATAGTTTTTTCTCACAGCGATTTTATGAGAAAAACCGGAACCTCTGTAGGAGGATTTATAGGAGCAGGAGCAGCCTTGTATTTTTTTATAGGTCTTTTTAATTCCCAAGGATTTATGGGGCTTTCAGGAGCATTTATAAATTCAGCCTTTTTAATTCTTTTGATAGCCTTTAATATAATTTCTTTTTATTTGGCAAAATATATTTATAAAAAATTCGGAGACCATATTTCGGGAGAAGTCAAAAAAAGCGCCCGTTATATAAAATCTTATATGAATTTAATTTATGATTATAGGACGGGAAAGGATATTAGATTATATGATAAGGCCTTAGCCGAAAAATACACAGGTACCTATCTTGCAATGCAGAAAAGCACCCATGATTTTATGGCAAAGTTTTTTTCCCGTACTATAGGGTCAGCTAAACTCCTCGAAGGCTCTCTTTTGCTTTTAGTTTTTTTATTTGTAGGTCTAAAAGCCGTTTACGGTTCCATTGCCTTAAGTGAAGTCTTTTTTTTCATAGGAGCTATAAACGTTTTTTCGGCTCAAATATCTGAAGCCATGGACGGATTAACTACCCTTGTTGCTTCAGATAAGTCCCGAGAAAAATTATTAAACTTTCTCGATATAGACGAAAAAAAATACTCAGGAAAACTTTCTATAAAAAAAGACGAGCCCATTGTGTTTGAATTAAAAAATATAAGTTTTAAATATCCCGATCGGGATAAATATGCCCTTAAAAATATAAACCTAAAAATAGATTCAAGTCAAAAACTTGCAATGGTCGGTAAAAACGGATCGGGAAAAACTACTCTTATAAAATTGCTTGTAAGGCTCTACGAGCCGACTGAAGGAGAAATACTTTTAAACGGAGTAAACATAAAAGAATATGATTATGATGAGTACATAGATACATTCTCGGTTGTATTTCAAGACTTTAAATTATTATCGCTTAAATTAGGCGAAAATGTTTCCGCATCAAGTTCTTATGATGAAAAAATGGTTGCCGATGCTCTTTTAAAAACGGGCATGGAAGCTTTTTATAAAAAGCATGGAGGTGAAGCCTATCTATATCAAAATTTTGACATAGGCGGAATTGAAGCCTCCGGCGGAGAAGCTCAAAAAATTGCAATGGCACGCGCAATTTATCACGGAGGCAAAATCTTTATTTTGGATGAACCGACGGCAGCCCTCGATCCTATTTCGGAAGCAGAGATTTATTCTCATTTTGATAATATAACTTCAAAAAATACTGCAATCTATATTTCGCACCGGCTTTCATCTTGTAAATTCTGCGATAAAATTGCCGTTATGGATGAAGGCAGTCTTGTTCAATACGGAAATCATAATGAGCTCGTTTCCGATATAAACGGCAAGTACTATGAACTTTGGAATGCACAAGCAAAATACTATCAAGAGGACGAAACTCAGGACAAAAGTTTTTAA
- a CDS encoding ABC transporter ATP-binding protein, translating to MGKSDSKLNLFNNIFYYLGVWLKTFPAGIFFILISVPIRIFMIYQTILIPKTIILGIETGTEAKPILLSILTAGLLITACKIIIQVLETKLMALGSRPLFHIYSVPVNKKMFELNYQTLISPEVQTKITKVKNIVMTGSSGGPFHFFGLNLSFLLTAIAGAFFFSSGIISIDLILLFIVLVSGTVNLLYGIYTGKYTQKNMEDRGDDEKKESYILTTAEDRRFAKDIRLYKMKDWLIENFEHYHGRVKKFLRAESNVQAGGKILNALMIFIRDVFAYIYLIYQLNAGTIAVSQFVFLIGLVMEFSKWMDAIVLQISNLIIFNSELSQIRIFLNTPDEKTGGELTVNDTSEKPSIEFKNLSFRYSENAAWIFKDFNLKIDAGEKLALVGINGAGKTTLMHLLMGLLEPTEGSVLIDGKNSTDFKKTEYYNLFSPVFQDINIFPETFAANIAGTENINEEKLKDAITSSGLNEMVSSLPNGSQTILVKESNDEAIDLSGGQNQRMLLARALYKNAKINILDEPTAALDPIAESKIYEEYDAMSKEKTSIFISHRLASTKFCDRIILLEHGKIIEEGTHNELMNQNKTYRNMYDVQSKYYKENKGDENEEA from the coding sequence ATGGGAAAAAGCGATTCAAAATTAAACCTTTTTAACAATATCTTCTATTATTTAGGGGTTTGGTTAAAAACCTTTCCGGCAGGTATTTTCTTTATACTTATTTCGGTGCCTATCCGTATTTTTATGATTTATCAAACCATTCTTATCCCGAAAACCATTATATTGGGTATTGAAACCGGAACGGAAGCTAAGCCGATTTTACTTTCCATATTGACGGCAGGGCTTTTGATAACAGCCTGTAAAATTATCATACAGGTACTTGAAACAAAGCTGATGGCTCTAGGCTCCCGCCCTCTATTCCATATTTATTCGGTACCTGTAAATAAAAAAATGTTTGAGCTTAACTATCAAACCCTTATTTCTCCCGAAGTGCAAACAAAAATAACCAAGGTAAAAAACATAGTCATGACGGGAAGCTCGGGCGGACCCTTTCATTTTTTCGGGCTCAATTTATCCTTTCTTTTAACCGCAATTGCAGGAGCTTTTTTCTTCAGTTCAGGTATTATAAGCATCGACTTAATTCTTCTATTTATTGTCTTGGTTTCAGGAACCGTAAATTTACTGTACGGAATCTATACGGGAAAATACACACAAAAAAACATGGAAGACCGCGGCGATGACGAAAAAAAAGAGAGCTACATCCTTACAACTGCGGAAGACAGACGCTTTGCAAAAGACATCCGCCTTTATAAGATGAAAGATTGGCTGATCGAAAACTTTGAACACTATCACGGACGAGTAAAAAAATTTTTGAGAGCAGAATCGAATGTACAGGCAGGAGGAAAAATTCTAAATGCTTTAATGATTTTTATAAGAGATGTTTTTGCCTATATTTACTTAATTTATCAATTAAATGCAGGAACCATTGCCGTTTCTCAATTTGTTTTTCTTATCGGCTTGGTTATGGAATTCTCAAAATGGATGGACGCTATTGTTCTTCAGATAAGTAACCTCATTATATTTAACAGCGAATTAAGTCAAATAAGAATTTTTTTGAACACTCCCGATGAAAAAACAGGCGGAGAGCTTACCGTAAATGATACGAGCGAAAAACCTTCAATCGAATTTAAAAATCTTTCCTTTAGATATTCGGAAAACGCAGCATGGATTTTTAAAGACTTTAATTTAAAAATTGATGCAGGAGAAAAGTTAGCTCTTGTCGGTATCAACGGAGCGGGAAAAACAACGCTTATGCACCTTTTAATGGGACTTTTAGAACCCACTGAGGGCTCCGTTTTAATTGACGGAAAAAACAGCACGGACTTTAAAAAGACGGAATACTATAATTTATTTTCTCCGGTATTTCAGGATATAAATATTTTTCCGGAAACTTTTGCAGCCAATATTGCCGGAACGGAAAATATAAATGAAGAAAAATTAAAAGATGCAATTACTTCGAGCGGCTTAAATGAAATGGTTTCAAGTCTACCAAACGGCAGCCAAACTATTTTAGTAAAGGAAAGCAATGATGAAGCAATCGATTTATCGGGAGGACAAAATCAAAGGATGCTGCTTGCCAGAGCTCTTTATAAAAATGCAAAAATAAATATTCTGGATGAACCTACGGCCGCCCTTGACCCGATTGCGGAAAGTAAAATATATGAAGAATATGATGCAATGAGTAAAGAAAAGACTTCTATTTTTATTTCGCACAGACTCGCATCTACAAAATTTTGTGACAGAATTATTTTACTGGAACACGGAAAAATAATAGAAGAAGGCACTCATAATGAACTTATGAATCAAAATAAAACATACAGAAACATGTATGATGTTCAAAGTAAGTATTATAAAGAAAATAAAGGAGATGAAAATGAAGAGGCTTAA
- a CDS encoding ATP-binding protein, producing the protein MTTIRKMPIGVQSFEDLRSKGFIYIDKTEFIWQLVDSSKVHFLSRPRRFGKSLLLSTLKAYFLGQKELFKGLAIEKFEEAEKEKREIWQEYPVLYLDFNTGIYDTKEGLLNRLTSFLCEYEKIYGSTGLDLPDRFQNLIKAAYEKTGKQAVILIDEYDKPLLQTMWKDEALNETYRTILKGFFGVIKSADQYLRFAFLTGVTKFSKVSIFSDLNNLRDLSLLSDYSAVCGISQEELEADFKPEIAALAENNSLTYEETLAKLKQRYDGYLFARKGRAIYNPFSLLNVFASREFSSYWFATGTPTFLVEYLKKAYYNIPDLDGNVKMNESGLEAYRADAINPLPILFQSGYLTIKDYNDFSRLYRLGFPNDEVRYGFLDNLLPAYTPIRTDKTGLSIWEFYEQIEAGDVDGFMQKMKGIISGIPYDNLTEKDLALREQNYQTAVYLVFALMNQFVHTEVHCAIGRADCIVEFQDKVYIFEFKLTSNETAENAVKQIKEKGYADKYSGSGKKIIAIGSSFDEEKRTIKDWKTEIK; encoded by the coding sequence ATGACTACGATTAGAAAAATGCCCATAGGCGTTCAAAGTTTTGAAGATTTACGTTCAAAAGGTTTTATCTATATTGATAAAACGGAATTTATATGGCAATTGGTTGACAGCAGTAAGGTTCACTTTTTAAGCCGTCCGCGCCGCTTTGGGAAAAGCCTTTTGCTTTCCACTCTAAAAGCCTACTTCCTCGGTCAAAAAGAGCTCTTCAAAGGTTTAGCGATTGAGAAATTTGAAGAAGCCGAAAAAGAAAAACGTGAAATCTGGCAGGAATATCCGGTTTTGTACTTGGATTTTAATACGGGTATTTATGATACTAAGGAAGGTCTTTTAAATAGACTGACTTCTTTTTTGTGCGAATATGAAAAAATATATGGAAGTACAGGCCTTGACCTGCCCGACCGTTTTCAAAATTTAATAAAAGCCGCTTATGAAAAAACCGGCAAGCAGGCTGTTATTCTTATCGATGAATATGATAAGCCTCTTCTTCAAACGATGTGGAAGGATGAAGCATTAAACGAAACCTACCGCACAATCCTCAAAGGCTTTTTCGGAGTTATCAAAAGTGCAGACCAATACCTCCGCTTCGCCTTTTTGACCGGAGTCACAAAATTCAGTAAGGTGAGTATCTTCAGCGATTTAAACAACTTACGTGATTTAAGCCTATTGTCGGATTATTCTGCTGTCTGCGGTATCTCGCAAGAAGAGCTTGAAGCCGATTTTAAACCTGAGATTGCAGCCCTCGCAGAAAATAATAGCTTGACTTATGAGGAAACTCTTGCAAAGTTAAAGCAAAGATATGACGGCTACCTTTTTGCAAGAAAGGGAAGAGCAATATATAATCCTTTCAGCCTTTTAAATGTTTTTGCTTCCCGAGAATTTTCAAGCTACTGGTTTGCAACCGGCACACCGACCTTTTTGGTCGAGTACTTAAAAAAAGCTTATTATAATATTCCCGACCTTGACGGAAATGTAAAGATGAACGAGTCCGGTCTGGAAGCCTACCGAGCAGATGCAATAAATCCTTTGCCCATTCTGTTTCAATCGGGATATTTAACGATTAAAGATTATAACGATTTTTCAAGACTGTACCGCTTGGGCTTTCCGAATGATGAAGTGCGTTACGGCTTTTTGGATAACTTGTTGCCGGCTTACACACCGATAAGAACCGATAAAACAGGGCTTTCGATTTGGGAATTCTACGAGCAGATAGAAGCCGGAGATGTAGACGGTTTTATGCAAAAGATGAAGGGTATAATTTCAGGAATACCCTACGACAATTTAACCGAAAAAGATTTAGCCTTACGTGAACAAAACTATCAGACAGCGGTTTATCTTGTGTTCGCATTGATGAACCAGTTTGTGCATACGGAAGTTCATTGTGCAATCGGACGAGCCGACTGCATTGTAGAATTTCAAGATAAGGTTTATATCTTTGAATTTAAGCTTACCTCAAATGAAACGGCGGAAAATGCCGTAAAACAAATCAAAGAGAAAGGTTATGCAGACAAGTATTCGGGAAGCGGTAAAAAAATTATAGCTATCGGTTCAAGTTTTGATGAAGAAAAACGGACTATCAAAGATTGGAAGACTGAGATTAAATGA